One region of Fusarium oxysporum f. sp. lycopersici 4287 chromosome 14, whole genome shotgun sequence genomic DNA includes:
- a CDS encoding CMGC protein kinase encodes MATATGSSDADSSASIWGDFVDSDDEGDVEDASEPTERYEEGLYYPVCIGEVLSNRYRIEHKLGHGGFSTVWMAHDMLSNEDVALKIMTAGDSGEREYAAQKLIISAVQDTSRLLIYREAFLLPGAPPSHHRVLTFPLLGPSLKTYARSMPTAARRSSAKQLLQAIKALHDGGVVHRDINSANVMYGLTPFKSGTTTATKYKYLGRPRKMPLPTSKPIWKDGQLVMPVEPHDSLVEGTTTLGDFGLAIKSGTSVECKIQSPAIYCAPERIHNINPSFASDMWSYMCIFGELCLGFPLFYGAAYSSAVDFVVRSLGPLPLSWKGSYDGDGQHDESWYDQSRGPDPHLALEAKVKRARDKISTTEQQLVLTILRRGLSYSPEHRLSARQLLEDASFKELMAMYGL; translated from the exons ATGGCTACAGCTACTGGAAGCAGTGATGCAGATAGCAGCGCCTCTATCTGGGGCGACTTCGTTGACTCAGATGACGAGGGTGACGTCGAGGATGCATCTGAACCAACGGAGCGATATGAAGAGGGGCTCTACTACCCTGTCTGTATCGGAGAAGTCCTTTCCAACAGATATCGCATCGAGCATAAGTTGGGCCACGGTGGTTTCTCAACTGTCTGGATGGCACATGACATGCTCAGCAATGAAGACGTTGCCCTCAAGATTATGACAGCCGGCGATTCCGGCGAGCGAGAATATGCCGCACAGAAGCTGATCATCAGTGCTGTGCAGGATACCTCCCGCCTCTTGATATACCGGGAGGCCTTTCTGCTGCCTGGCGCCCCCCCCTCGCACCACAGAGTCCTCACCTTCCCTCTGCTAGGCCCCAGCCTGAAGACGTACGCCCGCTCTATGCCCACTGCTGCTCGGAGGTCGTCTGCCAAGCAGCTACTACAGGCCATTAAGGCGCTGCATGATGGTGGAGTTGTACATCGAG ACATCAACAGCGCCAACGTCATGTATGGCCTTACTCCTTTCAAGAGCGGTACCACTACAGCTACCAAGTATAAATATCTTGGGCGCCCCCGGAAAATGCCCTTACCCACATCCAAACCCATCTGGAAGGATGGCCAGCTGGTTATGCCAGTGGAACCCCACGATAGCCTGGTAGAGGGGACTACAACCCTCGGTGACTTTGGCCTCGCCATCAAGTCCGGCACCTCGGTGGAGTGCAAGATTCAGTCACCTGCTATCTACTGCGCCCCAGAACGTATCCACAATATAAACCCGAGCTTTGCCTCTGACATGTGGAGCTATATGTGTATCTTTGGCGAGCTTTGCCTAGGCTTTCCCCTGTTTTATGGTGCAGCGTACTCTTCAGCCGTTGACTTCGTGGTCAGAAGTTTGGGGCCGCTTCCTCTATCCTGGAAGGGCTCTTATGACGGTGATGGGCAACACGATGAGTCGTGGTATGACCAGAGCAGAGGGCCGGATCCACATTTAGCACTGGAAGCGAAGGTAAAGCGTGCACGGGATAAGATTAGTACTACCGAGCAACAGCTTGTGCTCACTATATTGCGGAGGGGTCTGTCGTACTCGCCTGAGCACCGCTTGAGTGCCAGGCAACTTCTGGAAGATGCCTCTTTTAAGGAACTGATGGCAATGTATGGACTCTAG